AATAAGTATGAAAAGAACAATACAATCACATAAACCAATTATAAATTGTATATAAATAAAAAAGACTAGTGTGCGGCTACACACTAGTCCACGTAACTTAGCAGATTGGATTGTTCATTTATCCTATTTGTTTCTTACAAACAAAACAACCCACATTCTATTGGCATAGGTGGGTTGTTATTTTTTGAGCTTGTCTATTAAAACGACGACGAACGTTAACAATGCAACGAGAAACAGTCCACCTTGCAGTAACAACGCTATTTCACTCACTTATTATCACCCCCCTCCTACTTGGAGAAGTGATAATTGAACAACCAACCGTACCTTAAGTTACTATTTAATTTTACCATATTTTCTAATAGTTTACGATGAAAACCCGCAAGTGATTTACTTGCGAGTTTTTTTATTTCTCACTATTTTTTTAATGCATATGCATCAGCTATCATTTCACCAACAATTTTATTTTCTTGTTTCTTATCTTCTTTCAATAAAGGAAATAACAGTTCGGCCACTTCATATGCCTCTTCTAAATGCGGATATCCAGATAAAACAAATGTATCAATTCCCAACGCTTCATATTCTTTTATTCTCTCTGCTACTGTATGCGGATCTCCAACAAGCGCAGTACCCGCACCACCTCTTACAAGCCCGATGCCAGCCCATAAGTTAGGACTTATCTCTAGCGACTCCCTTGTTCCTTTATTTAAATGTGTCATTCGTTTTTGTCCCACTGAATCATATCTCGCAAATGTTTTTTGAGCAAGCTCAATTGTTTCATTATCTACATATTGAATTAAACGTTCTGCCTCTTCCCATGCCTCTTCTTCTGTTTCTCTTACAATTACGTGTAACCTGATACCAAATCGTACTGAACGCCCCTTCTCTTCTGCCAGCTTTCTTACTTCCTCTATTTTCTCCTTCACTTGCTCTGGCGGCTCTCCCCACGTTAAATATACATCACTATGTTCAGCCGCAACTTCCTTTCCAGCATCGGATGATCCTCCGAAATATATAGGAGGATATGGCGTTTGAACTGGCGGGAACACAACTTTACTATCTGTAACTTTCATATGTTTCCCTTCTAATGAAATGGTTTCACCTTGCAATGTCGATTTCCAAACCTTTAAAAACTCATCAGCTGCTTCATATCTTTCATCATGTTCAAGATATAATCCATCTCCTTGTAATTCAACTGGATCTCCTCCAGCGACTACATTAATCAGTAGTCTCCCGTCTGAAATTCTATCAAATGTAGATGCCATCCTTGCTGCAACTGTCGGTGACATTAGTCCCGGTCTAACTGCTACTAAAAATTTTAGCTTTTCTGTCTCAGCTGCAAGAGCTGACGCTAACACCCATGGATCTTCACAACCTTGACCAGTTGGAAGTAACACGCCTGTATATCCTAAATAATCAGCTGCCTGTGCGACTTGTTTATAATAACCATACTCAGCTGCTCTTCCTCTCTTTGTTGTACCTAAATATCTACCATCTCCATAAGCCGGAATAAACCATAATAATTCCATTTTTTTGCACACCCCTTTATTATTTTGAAACGTATATTAAAGCACTCTATATAAATTACCCCTAATAATTTATATATTAATTCCCTGTCTCCCCTTTAAAACCATCTCGCCATCTTAAGAATTTCACTTCTAGTAAACGTACGAGTGAATCCGAAAACTTCCCAACGAATGCAAAGATGATAATACCGACAAATACGATATCTGTATTTGAAAATTGCCTTGCATCCATTATCATATAGCCAATACCTTCTGTAGATCCCATAAGTTCTGCTACTACTAAACTCACCCATGCAACTCCTAATGATAATCTTGCTCCTAGTAATAGGTTCGGTAATGTGGCAGGTAAAATTAATTTTGTAATTAATTTTCTTTTACTAAACTCTAAAACTCTTGCAACATCAAATAACTTTGAATCTACACCACGTATTCCTAGAAACGCGTTTACGTATAAAGGAAAAAATGCACCGTCCGCAATTAATAACACTTTTGATGTTTCTCCAAAACCGAACCATAATACGAAAAGCGGTGCAACAGCTAAGTGGGGCACAGTTCTTAACATTTGTACTGACGGATCTAAATATTGCTCACTTCTCGTTGAAAATCCAACAATTGTTCCTAAAATAATTCCTAAACTCCCGCCAATAAAGAAACCAGCCGCAGCCCTGAATACACTAATACTTAAATGACCGAATAACTCTCCTGTTTTTATAAGTTCTTGAAAAGCTACAAATATATCTAGCGGCGTTGGTAAAACTGTTTTAGAAACTAGACCGAATACGCCAGCCAATTGCCAAATTATTAATATAATAATCGGTATAGTAATTGCCCTTATCAAAAATTTGATA
This genomic window from Bacillus anthracis str. Vollum contains:
- a CDS encoding ABC transporter permease — protein: MENTKAVIKRASITIEKNNVKKVQKTNIKFLIRAITIPIIILIIWQLAGVFGLVSKTVLPTPLDIFVAFQELIKTGELFGHLSISVFRAAAGFFIGGSLGIILGTIVGFSTRSEQYLDPSVQMLRTVPHLAVAPLFVLWFGFGETSKVLLIADGAFFPLYVNAFLGIRGVDSKLFDVARVLEFSKRKLITKLILPATLPNLLLGARLSLGVAWVSLVVAELMGSTEGIGYMIMDARQFSNTDIVFVGIIIFAFVGKFSDSLVRLLEVKFLRWRDGFKGETGN
- a CDS encoding putative holin-like toxin, which gives rise to MSEIALLLQGGLFLVALLTFVVVLIDKLKK
- the ssuD gene encoding FMNH2-dependent alkanesulfonate monooxygenase, with amino-acid sequence MELLWFIPAYGDGRYLGTTKRGRAAEYGYYKQVAQAADYLGYTGVLLPTGQGCEDPWVLASALAAETEKLKFLVAVRPGLMSPTVAARMASTFDRISDGRLLINVVAGGDPVELQGDGLYLEHDERYEAADEFLKVWKSTLQGETISLEGKHMKVTDSKVVFPPVQTPYPPIYFGGSSDAGKEVAAEHSDVYLTWGEPPEQVKEKIEEVRKLAEEKGRSVRFGIRLHVIVRETEEEAWEEAERLIQYVDNETIELAQKTFARYDSVGQKRMTHLNKGTRESLEISPNLWAGIGLVRGGAGTALVGDPHTVAERIKEYEALGIDTFVLSGYPHLEEAYEVAELLFPLLKEDKKQENKIVGEMIADAYALKK